One Methanolobus sp. WCC4 DNA segment encodes these proteins:
- a CDS encoding DNA-directed DNA polymerase, whose protein sequence is MNFQILDADYIGTQDGPVVRLFGRAEDGKSVCCFVPGFEPYFYINAEGELDKLSTMLRERFDVIKKVEIVPKFEPVGYQLSKKPMLKVTTMEPRNVPEIRDDVLGLPGAKEVYETDILFRNRFLIDKDLHGMGWVDAEPSPEAPFSDDRIYCDSVFTAESIKEIEKLSISPLKYLAFDIECLPIDGSMPVPETSPVIMVSMSFSPAYKGHDTVVLVAKNVEGAGEDVESFESESSMLNRFFEIFQEYDADIISGYNINDFDIPYITDRVNILSNSGEYVKSSVGRDGRVLSYRKIGNRTMVSIPGRVVVDALPLMRAQYSLKRYTLRNVAKELLDKEKLDVAPSEMEEYWRDSGEKLLRFIDYARRDSELAMELFLKLQLLDKHIAVAQVSGSLLQEVVDGGQTSMVDNLLLREYGKQDRVIPPKPADELVAMRNRSSEGLKGGEVLEPKRGLLENVVILDYKSLYPTIMMAHNLCYTTVVEKDRPEGETIKPPSGGEFVSSDVVKGIMPSILESLLQRRVETKKKMKAASSDSEYRVLDATQLALKILLNSFYGYSGYTRARLYSLTLANAVTSFGRNNILNTRALINGTISKVILREGSAYFTEELSSLDPDDNIVSLSVVYGDTDSVFVQCSSKNDVSLDDAGLVGSKIAATVSGSLPDPMELEFESIARRALFIAKKRYAIWVFERSGDEWKDGIKVKGMETVRRDWCGLTSKTLNSVLEMVLKEGNVESAVQHVRGVVDGVRNLDVRKDSDIIEDLTMTRMFSKKATSYKNKQPHLTVAEKIEQRTGTPPPVGERIPFVIVAGKDLFVNRAEDPEYVKENNIPIDVDYYIKKQLLPPVERILGVFGVDMANLDYDSKQKGLFDFSDKPQDETLEFKKKEVDEKVQQQTPVDKKSQSSLFDF, encoded by the coding sequence ATGAACTTTCAGATACTGGACGCTGATTACATAGGGACTCAGGATGGTCCCGTTGTCCGTCTTTTTGGCAGAGCTGAAGATGGCAAGAGCGTCTGCTGTTTTGTACCGGGATTTGAACCTTATTTCTACATCAATGCTGAAGGTGAACTCGATAAACTGTCAACAATGCTCAGGGAACGCTTCGATGTGATTAAAAAGGTGGAGATAGTTCCCAAATTCGAGCCAGTTGGCTATCAGCTTTCAAAGAAGCCGATGCTGAAGGTCACTACCATGGAACCACGTAATGTTCCTGAGATACGTGATGATGTTCTTGGACTTCCTGGTGCTAAAGAGGTATATGAAACCGACATACTTTTCAGGAATCGTTTTCTGATCGATAAGGACCTTCATGGCATGGGATGGGTGGATGCTGAACCTTCTCCGGAGGCACCGTTCTCTGACGACCGTATATATTGTGATTCGGTCTTTACTGCGGAATCAATTAAGGAGATCGAGAAACTATCTATATCTCCGCTCAAGTATCTGGCATTTGATATCGAGTGTCTTCCTATTGATGGCTCGATGCCGGTTCCGGAAACCTCTCCTGTGATCATGGTGAGTATGTCGTTCAGTCCTGCATACAAAGGTCATGATACTGTTGTCCTTGTTGCTAAAAATGTAGAAGGTGCAGGTGAGGATGTTGAAAGCTTTGAATCTGAAAGTTCAATGCTGAATCGCTTTTTTGAGATATTCCAGGAATATGATGCTGATATTATCTCAGGATACAATATTAATGATTTCGATATACCGTACATCACAGACAGGGTAAATATCCTCTCCAACTCTGGCGAATACGTAAAGTCTTCCGTGGGGCGTGATGGGCGGGTATTGAGTTACCGTAAGATCGGTAACAGGACCATGGTCTCCATTCCCGGAAGGGTCGTTGTAGATGCTCTTCCTCTCATGAGGGCACAGTATAGTCTCAAGCGTTATACCTTAAGGAATGTGGCAAAGGAACTTCTGGACAAGGAAAAGCTGGATGTGGCTCCTTCTGAGATGGAAGAATACTGGCGTGATTCCGGTGAGAAGCTTCTCAGGTTCATAGATTATGCCCGCAGGGACTCTGAACTTGCAATGGAGCTGTTCCTGAAACTCCAGTTGCTTGATAAACACATTGCTGTTGCCCAGGTGAGTGGATCCCTTCTTCAGGAGGTTGTGGACGGCGGTCAGACCTCTATGGTGGACAATCTCCTCCTAAGGGAATATGGTAAACAGGACCGTGTAATTCCTCCAAAACCGGCGGATGAACTGGTTGCCATGAGGAACCGTAGCAGTGAAGGCCTCAAAGGTGGAGAGGTCCTTGAGCCAAAGCGCGGGCTCCTTGAGAATGTGGTTATCCTTGACTACAAATCACTCTATCCTACCATTATGATGGCTCATAATCTCTGCTATACAACTGTAGTGGAGAAGGACCGCCCTGAAGGTGAGACTATAAAGCCGCCATCAGGTGGGGAATTCGTATCTTCTGATGTAGTTAAAGGTATAATGCCATCGATCCTTGAGAGTCTGTTGCAGAGAAGGGTCGAGACCAAGAAGAAGATGAAGGCTGCTTCCAGTGACTCAGAATATCGTGTTCTTGATGCAACCCAGCTTGCACTGAAGATCCTGCTTAACAGTTTCTATGGTTATTCCGGTTATACACGGGCAAGGCTATACAGTCTCACTCTTGCAAATGCTGTGACGAGCTTTGGAAGGAATAATATCCTTAACACGCGAGCTCTTATCAACGGTACTATTAGTAAGGTGATATTGAGGGAAGGCTCTGCATACTTTACTGAAGAGCTGTCTTCTCTCGACCCGGATGATAATATTGTGTCTCTGTCTGTGGTGTATGGTGATACGGACAGTGTGTTTGTCCAATGTAGTTCTAAAAACGATGTATCCCTTGATGATGCAGGGCTTGTGGGCAGCAAGATAGCTGCGACGGTCTCAGGCTCACTTCCGGACCCAATGGAACTTGAGTTCGAGTCCATTGCCAGGCGTGCATTGTTCATTGCCAAGAAGCGCTATGCCATCTGGGTCTTTGAGCGTTCCGGCGATGAATGGAAGGATGGTATTAAGGTCAAGGGAATGGAAACCGTCCGCAGGGATTGGTGTGGACTTACTTCCAAGACCCTTAACAGCGTTCTTGAGATGGTCCTCAAGGAAGGTAATGTCGAGTCGGCTGTGCAGCATGTACGTGGTGTTGTCGATGGGGTAAGGAACCTGGATGTCAGGAAGGATTCCGATATCATTGAAGACCTGACCATGACTCGTATGTTCTCCAAGAAAGCTACCAGCTACAAGAACAAGCAACCACACCTGACCGTTGCGGAGAAGATCGAGCAGAGGACGGGTACTCCTCCTCCTGTTGGGGAACGTATCCCATTTGTGATCGTAGCAGGAAAGGACCTGTTCGTAAATCGTGCTGAAGATCCGGAATACGTTAAGGAGAACAATATTCCTATCGATGTGGACTATTACATCAAGAAACAGTTATTACCGCCTGTAGAGCGTATTCTGGGTGTTTTCGGCGTGGATATGGCCAACCTCGATTATGACTCAAAGCAAAAGGGACTGTTCGATTTCTCGGACAAGCCTCAGGATGAAACTCTTGAGTTCAAGAAAAAGGAAGTCGATGAAAAAGTTCAGCAGCAAACTCCTGTGGATAAGAAGTCCCAGAGCTCGCTGTTCGATTTTTAG
- the phoU gene encoding phosphate signaling complex protein PhoU: MTRTKYHESLDTLKSDITDMGKLAYEAIDHSIIALKEIDRELAKEVIDGDQVIDDYEMKIEKSISQIIARQSPTAKDMRLVTSCLKIAIDIERMSDLAVNIAEIARDMKGDHVKPLVDIPKMAENARNMLEQAMIAFANDDAKLAKETAEKDDAIDKAFYAIEKELIEMMISDDSIITNTSHLLFVLRYIERIGDHACNICESIVYIVEGQREDLN; encoded by the coding sequence ATGACACGTACAAAATACCATGAAAGCCTGGATACTTTGAAAAGTGATATCACAGACATGGGGAAACTGGCATATGAGGCTATAGATCACTCCATCATAGCTCTCAAAGAGATCGACAGGGAACTTGCAAAGGAAGTCATCGATGGTGATCAGGTAATTGACGACTACGAAATGAAAATAGAGAAATCGATCTCTCAGATCATAGCACGCCAAAGCCCTACTGCAAAAGATATGAGATTGGTCACATCATGCCTTAAGATAGCAATTGATATCGAAAGGATGAGCGATCTTGCAGTGAATATCGCAGAGATTGCAAGAGACATGAAGGGAGACCATGTCAAGCCACTTGTGGATATACCAAAGATGGCAGAAAATGCAAGGAATATGCTTGAACAGGCAATGATCGCTTTTGCAAATGATGACGCAAAACTGGCAAAGGAGACCGCAGAAAAAGATGACGCGATCGATAAGGCTTTCTATGCCATTGAAAAGGAGCTAATTGAGATGATGATAAGTGATGACAGCATAATAACCAATACATCACATCTTCTGTTCGTACTCCGTTATATTGAGAGAATAGGCGATCATGCCTGTAACATTTGTGAAAGCATAGTATACATCGTTGAAGGCCAGAGAGAGGACCTCAATTGA
- the phoU gene encoding phosphate signaling complex protein PhoU: MTRDQFQQDLEKLKGFVIEMGQLSHNSIVDSIQVLRSQDSKLAEKIFQGDEAIDEYELKIEKCATQLIARQNPTAGDMRLVISCFKIAIDLERMSDLAVDIGNVAKCMQRKDTEPLGNILRMAELCEEMLQQAVKAFETLDKELAYDTALKDDEIDRLFYETQSLLIEMMIGDKEFITNASHLLLVLRYLERCGDHACNICESIVYIAAGQRVDLN, encoded by the coding sequence ATGACACGAGATCAATTCCAGCAAGATCTGGAAAAGCTTAAAGGATTCGTTATTGAAATGGGACAATTGTCCCACAATTCAATTGTTGACTCAATACAGGTTCTCAGGTCCCAGGACTCAAAGCTTGCTGAAAAGATATTTCAGGGCGATGAAGCCATTGACGAGTATGAGTTGAAGATCGAGAAATGTGCCACACAACTGATAGCACGTCAGAATCCAACTGCAGGGGATATGAGACTTGTGATCTCCTGCTTTAAGATAGCAATTGATCTTGAAAGAATGAGCGACCTTGCTGTTGACATTGGCAATGTTGCCAAATGTATGCAAAGAAAAGATACAGAACCACTGGGCAATATTCTAAGAATGGCTGAGCTGTGCGAGGAGATGTTACAGCAAGCGGTAAAAGCCTTTGAAACACTTGACAAGGAACTTGCCTATGATACTGCCTTAAAGGATGATGAGATAGACAGGCTCTTTTACGAAACACAAAGCCTGCTTATTGAAATGATGATAGGGGATAAAGAATTCATCACCAATGCATCACACCTTTTACTGGTACTTCGCTACCTTGAGAGATGCGGAGACCATGCATGCAATATCTGTGAAAGTATTGTGTACATAGCAGCAGGCCAGAGAGTCGACCTTAATTGA
- the pstB gene encoding phosphate ABC transporter ATP-binding protein PstB has product MPETYENGTEIEVKDLNLWYGDNHALHDISIDIPKNSVTAFIGPSGCGKSTFLRCLNRMNDLIPTCRIEGHVNIDGEDIYKKETDVVDLRKRVGMVFQKPNPFPMSIFDNIAYGPRIHGMSKKEMPEIVENALRSGALWEEVSDRQDVSALDLSGGQQQRLCIARTLAVKPEVILFDEPCSALDPISTSKIEDLILELKKDYTIVIVTHNMQQAARISDYTAFFLLGDLIEFGKTNQIFENPQMKETEDYITGRFG; this is encoded by the coding sequence ATGCCAGAAACTTATGAGAACGGTACTGAAATTGAGGTCAAGGACCTTAATCTCTGGTATGGGGACAACCATGCACTCCATGATATCTCGATAGATATCCCAAAGAACAGTGTGACAGCATTCATAGGACCTTCAGGGTGTGGCAAGTCCACATTCCTCAGGTGCCTTAACAGGATGAACGACCTTATCCCGACCTGCCGGATAGAGGGCCATGTCAACATCGATGGAGAGGACATATACAAAAAGGAAACAGACGTAGTGGACCTCAGAAAAAGAGTAGGTATGGTATTCCAGAAGCCAAACCCATTCCCAATGTCCATATTCGATAATATTGCATATGGACCCCGCATACATGGAATGAGCAAAAAAGAGATGCCAGAGATCGTTGAAAATGCGCTACGATCAGGGGCACTCTGGGAAGAGGTCTCTGACAGGCAGGACGTTTCTGCCCTTGACCTTAGTGGAGGTCAGCAACAGAGATTATGCATAGCAAGGACACTTGCAGTAAAACCTGAAGTGATACTCTTTGATGAGCCTTGCAGTGCCCTGGACCCAATTTCCACAAGCAAGATAGAGGATCTTATCCTGGAGTTAAAAAAGGACTACACAATTGTCATTGTCACACATAATATGCAACAGGCTGCCAGAATATCAGATTACACAGCATTCTTCCTGCTGGGTGACCTTATAGAGTTCGGAAAGACGAACCAGATATTCGAGAATCCTCAGATGAAGGAAACAGAGGATTACATCACTGGCAGGTTCGGGTGA
- the pstA gene encoding phosphate ABC transporter permease PstA: protein MFSNAKLNEKIAFGLLKLATGTVVAFVLVILYYIVSNGYSALSIEFITEMPRMRMTQGGIYPAIMGTIYLIVGSIAVAMPLGMLSAIYLTEYSKPGKTTWAIEMAINNLAGTPSVVFGLFGLAMFVKYLDFGPSILSASLTLALLILPVIIRASQEALLTVPKEYREASLALGVTKWETIRRVVLPSAIPGMITGAILSIGRVAGETAPILLTGAAYFLPRLPDSIYSQFMALPYHLYVLATSGTSISQTRPIQYGTALILLIIVLCVNIVAVTVRSHYRKKLRR from the coding sequence ATGTTCTCCAATGCAAAACTCAATGAGAAAATAGCCTTCGGGTTATTAAAACTCGCAACAGGGACGGTCGTAGCCTTTGTCCTTGTGATCCTGTACTATATAGTATCCAACGGATACAGCGCACTCAGTATTGAATTCATTACCGAGATGCCAAGAATGAGGATGACCCAGGGAGGTATCTATCCGGCCATAATGGGAACGATATATCTCATTGTTGGCTCTATAGCCGTTGCAATGCCACTTGGTATGCTGTCAGCTATATACCTCACCGAATACTCTAAACCGGGAAAGACAACATGGGCTATCGAAATGGCGATCAATAACCTTGCAGGTACCCCATCCGTTGTGTTTGGACTGTTCGGACTTGCAATGTTCGTGAAGTACCTGGACTTTGGACCCTCAATCCTTTCTGCATCTTTAACACTTGCACTGCTCATATTGCCAGTGATCATAAGAGCAAGTCAGGAAGCACTCCTGACAGTACCAAAAGAGTACAGGGAAGCATCCCTCGCCCTTGGTGTTACAAAGTGGGAGACCATAAGGAGAGTAGTGCTTCCATCTGCTATTCCCGGAATGATCACAGGAGCAATATTAAGTATCGGAAGGGTTGCAGGCGAGACTGCACCGATCCTGCTTACAGGAGCAGCATATTTCCTGCCAAGACTCCCGGACTCGATATATTCACAATTCATGGCACTACCATATCACCTTTATGTGCTGGCCACATCGGGTACCAGCATTTCCCAGACAAGACCGATCCAATACGGTACGGCACTGATATTGCTTATAATAGTACTGTGCGTGAACATCGTTGCAGTAACCGTAAGGTCCCACTACAGAAAAAAACTAAGAAGATAA
- the pstC gene encoding phosphate ABC transporter permease subunit PstC yields MLNRQFREKGIESLLFASGAVAVLALFLLCIFLFRDGLLLFEDYPISEFLTSTKWFPTAEPEHFGLLPLFLGSLIVTVGAILFSVPLGIAAAIYISELADPRVANFLKPVTEILAGIPSVVYGFFGLVILVPMVQKTLQIPTGQTALTGSIMLGIMALPTIISISEDAISSVPRAIKEGSLALGSTKWQTIYKVTVPAALSGISAAVMLGVGRAIGETMTVMMVTGNSAVIPGFPSGLFAPVRTMTATIALEMGEVPQGSDHFHALFAIGSVLFITTFIINIIASYVKRRYRFNL; encoded by the coding sequence ATGTTGAACAGACAATTCAGGGAAAAGGGTATTGAATCATTGCTCTTTGCATCAGGAGCAGTGGCTGTGCTTGCCCTATTCCTTCTTTGTATCTTTTTATTCCGCGATGGATTACTCTTATTTGAAGATTACCCGATAAGCGAATTTTTGACCAGCACTAAATGGTTCCCCACAGCAGAGCCGGAACACTTCGGGCTTTTACCATTGTTCCTTGGATCATTGATAGTGACAGTTGGAGCAATATTGTTCTCCGTACCACTGGGAATTGCAGCTGCTATATACATATCAGAACTTGCAGACCCAAGGGTTGCAAACTTTTTGAAACCTGTAACAGAGATACTTGCAGGAATACCATCTGTAGTGTATGGTTTCTTCGGGCTTGTAATTCTGGTACCCATGGTTCAGAAAACACTCCAGATACCAACCGGCCAGACAGCACTTACAGGGTCCATAATGCTGGGAATAATGGCACTGCCTACGATCATATCAATTTCAGAGGATGCAATAAGCTCAGTACCAAGGGCCATAAAAGAAGGATCACTCGCACTGGGTTCCACAAAATGGCAGACAATATACAAAGTAACAGTCCCTGCCGCACTCTCCGGGATCTCAGCAGCCGTTATGCTGGGAGTCGGAAGAGCAATTGGAGAGACAATGACAGTCATGATGGTCACTGGTAACTCAGCCGTGATCCCGGGATTCCCATCCGGCCTGTTCGCACCAGTTAGGACCATGACAGCAACCATTGCACTTGAGATGGGAGAGGTCCCACAGGGAAGCGACCACTTCCACGCTTTGTTCGCTATCGGTTCTGTACTCTTCATCACCACTTTCATAATCAACATTATAGCCAGCTACGTTAAAAGGAGGTACAGGTTCAACCTGTGA
- a CDS encoding PstS family phosphate ABC transporter substrate-binding protein, with product MIAGKLLKNISICSVVLLIIAAAFVGIGCVDQEETTAEGESIIIKGSDTVLPLSQAESEEFMLANPEHSITVIGGGSGVGIAALIDGEVEIAMASRTIKDSEIENAEANGIQPVEHVIAWDGIAVVVNPENPVTEITFEDLKGIYDGSISNWADVGGEDLPITVITRDSSSGTYGYFQEEVLLDEEYRQDALVQPATGAIVLEISQNTGAIGYIGYAYLNDEISALALDADGEGFVEATPENIIAGTYPLARPLHYYTNGEPTGLAKEYLDYVMSPTGQDIISSVGYFPVN from the coding sequence ATGATAGCAGGAAAGTTATTAAAGAACATATCAATTTGTTCTGTTGTTTTGTTGATCATTGCAGCCGCGTTTGTAGGAATAGGTTGCGTGGACCAGGAAGAAACAACTGCAGAAGGTGAATCCATCATAATCAAGGGATCGGACACCGTACTCCCACTCTCACAGGCAGAATCCGAAGAATTCATGCTTGCTAACCCTGAACATAGTATTACCGTAATTGGCGGAGGATCAGGAGTAGGAATTGCAGCACTCATTGACGGCGAAGTAGAGATCGCAATGGCTTCAAGGACCATCAAGGACTCCGAGATCGAGAATGCAGAAGCAAACGGCATCCAGCCGGTGGAACATGTTATAGCATGGGACGGGATCGCTGTAGTAGTCAACCCTGAGAACCCTGTAACAGAGATCACATTCGAAGACCTTAAGGGAATCTATGACGGAAGCATCAGCAACTGGGCAGATGTCGGTGGGGAAGACCTTCCAATTACAGTCATCACCCGTGACAGCAGTTCAGGAACCTACGGATACTTCCAGGAAGAAGTACTCCTCGATGAGGAATACCGCCAGGATGCACTCGTACAGCCAGCAACCGGTGCCATAGTTCTGGAGATCAGTCAAAACACGGGAGCTATCGGATACATCGGATACGCATACCTCAATGATGAAATATCTGCACTCGCACTTGATGCTGATGGAGAAGGTTTCGTAGAAGCAACCCCGGAGAACATCATTGCAGGAACCTACCCACTCGCAAGACCACTACACTACTACACCAACGGTGAACCAACAGGACTTGCAAAGGAATACCTCGACTACGTAATGAGTCCTACAGGCCAAGACATTATATCATCAGTCGGATACTTCCCGGTAAACTGA